The DNA sequence GTTGGCTACTCTACCAATATAAATTTAGTcttcatagattaaaaaaatacttttgcatAGCAGCACATCTGTCCATTATTGTGAAGTTTGCTTTCAAGGGAATTTGATGTTCCATCGTGAGTTAAATTATCTGCTCCCAAAGTAACTTCATTTGCAAAATGTCAGTAAAGTTCCTAGTTCTCCGTTAAAATTCGAGCCACTCTGTCATATAAATACAGTTAGATGGTGAAATCTCACCACCTTCAtggcagtcatcaaaaacctttaaaaaagataaaagtttacAATCAAAtgagagttttaaaattattacattatAAGTCTTAAATGTCACCTCTAACTAAAATTTCTGTTAAAAGTATCCAAGATCCaaccattttttaaagcagtattaaaaataaaattttcagtgctcgcttcggcagcacatatactaaaaataaaattttcagggcacctgcatggctcagttggttaaacgtctgcctttggctcaggtcatgatcccagggtcctgggatcaagctccatatcaggttccctgctcagcagggagtctgcttttccctctccccactgcttgttctctctctttccctctctcaaattaaaaaaaaaaatcttaaaaaataaaagtttcaaagAGACTAGGGCTGTTTAAGAACACGCTGTGTGATTATAAAGTTAGTGAATATGAGGCCTTTCACTGTAGCACTAAGATAATCTGCTCATCTGCCCAGTGGGCCAAAAGCTATCAGCAGGTTAACTGGAGAGCAGATCTATATATATGTTTCACTAACCAAATGTTTCATGTTAGCTATATTCGTTTTTGTGAAGAATTCCCAATATGCTGTTTTTTCTGGGACTTAAAACCAGCATACAAAGAACTTAGGCATATAGACAAGGGCTGgtttaatgaaataaaactgaCACCAGCAGTCCCAGAATATAAATGCCCTTAGGGCAGAAGGAGTGCCTGCAGCACGCAGCCAGCATGCACAAACCATACGGGACCAGATGAATGAAGAGTGGTGGGGCATGCTGCAGGGGAAAGAACATGTCTGGGTTTCCATCCTGGATGTTACTTCAAAGCTGTAGCTCCTACAGCTTCCTTATCTTCATGCTTATGCAGAAATAATACCACTAGCTCCAAAGGACAGAAGTAGGATTAAATGAGACCATGAAAATCTTCCAGAATATGCCTGCATTGTGGTGGGTTCTCGTCAAATCTCGTTTTCCTCCCTACTTTGGTTAAATGATCAGACCTCATTAAAAATTGTCCATTTCAGGGCCAAGGGCAGAAAACACAAATTTCTCTAACTTGGTTATTCTAAAAAAGAACGTAAAGCAATGACTTGTTCATCAAGGGCCCGTCGTCAAGGTTACATGGAGGTTTGAGTTGCTGTTGGTCAACTCTGACAGTCAGAAAACTGGGGTGTGCGTGCTGCTAAGTTAGGTGGCATTTGCACTTGCTGACAGTCAGGTATGACGTGAAGCCACTTTAACTCACCGGGCAGAGTCCACACGGTGCCCGGACCAAACCTGTGGGTGGGATGATTGGATTGACTGCTCTGTACAGTTTCATGTGTCCATCTACACTGCCAACTGTGCCTTCTTTCGCAGCAATGATAGTCATCTCCACTTTCCCATCATAAATGAGTGTATTTAAGATCGTTTCAATGTCCTCCATGGACAACTCTACCTGAAAAGGAAATGCATTAGAAAGCACACAAAAAGCACAAGAAGACATCCTTTTGGAGAGTCTTTAAACAGTAAAGGGTCCACAATGCCTTGGTGAAATGGGGAAGCATTATGCTGGTGAGTCATTAAAAGCACGGGTTGAACAGCCCAGGTTAGCACAAACCACTGAAACGCTAGGGACAGAACTCCTAACTCATGTCGAATTTGACACACTCTTATTTTTCTACCCTCTTCAGTAAAATTTAGAAGTCTTCTAAAGTAACAGTTTTGGGGCAAGAATATGATGGAGATTTACAAAATGGTTGAACAGAAAGTTACTTTAGACATCAAACAAtccaaattccttcttttttataaatgAGAGATCTGGGGTCCAGGAAATGAAAATTACTTGTCCAAATGGTCACTTCAGTTTCTCCTCTGATTATGAAAAGCACCCAGCACTGTGTCTTTATGTACAGGTCTTCAAAAGCATATGCTGACAACACCAGTCACGTCTTACAAGGGGAACACAATACCAATTAAATGACAACTGATGGGATGGCTGATGTTTGGCTTCTACATTGAAAGGTCCCTGAGAAAGTCAGGACCTTGTCAACAGACTGTTGCATTTTGATAGTACAACGCATTGCCAGGCCTCTGTTGCTTGTATCCCAAGCTGAGTACATACAGAGCCCACAGTGCCTGATGACATGGTAGTCATCTTAGTCTAAATGGCTTAGGACAGTGCTTTCTCAAAGTGGGTTCTGCAGAATGTTCACCCTGAAAAAAGGGTTGGGGGCAAATACGTTTAGAATACCTTGTAAACTATATCCCTATGATGAAGAGTAACCTTTAAAAGGTAagatgagggatgcctgggtggctcagttggttaagctgctgcctttggctcagctcatgatcccggggttctgggatcgagtcctgaattgggctccttgctcagcagggagcctgcttctctctcttcctctgcctgtcactctgcctgcttgtgtgttctctttctctgacaaataaataaataaatgaaatatttaaaaaaataaaatttaaacataagatgaaaataaaaactgtgcTCTCACCTTACTGATCCCCAGTTCACAGATATACTTCCACACTTCATGTGATGAGGCAAATGAactatttctttgtatcattGGATTCTGTTTGCTTTCTCGTGCTGTTTCTGCCTATAAGGGAAGAACCATAAATCTTAGCAAGAACACTAGTATTTTATGAATACAATTATTTAGTGTGATATCAACAGcagaatatattaagaaaatattaccaATTTGAATATTTCAAGTCCTATAAAATATGATATACAagattgttcattcattctttatgaagcaacttttaaaaaaagacctacaGTGATGTTTCCTGAACGGCTCACCTTGGTTTGTAGGAATTTAAAACACTGTTGGTTAAGCACCTCTACAAATTCTGATTCAAAATCCTGATCACTGTACCAGGCTCCACCAGTCACAGATCGGTCCGGTTGCAGGTTATAGAGCATGTATACTTTCTTTTTTGAGGCCTAGGGAAAAAATGTACAGCAGATGTGTTAATAAGATAACCAAgtcttctgggggtgcctgattacgtgtctgagtcttgatctcagctcaagtcatgatctcagggtcaagagatcgaGTCCCCAGCTTGTGCCCATGCACTCtctataaatcaatcaatcaatcttagtGGCGGGGTGAAGATAATCAAGTCTTCCaaaactgagattttaaaaaacccttgGGGTGCctaatggctcagttggttaagcgcctgctttCGGATCAGGTTttgatactggggtcctgggatcgagccctgcttcgggatccctgctccatggggagcctgcctatcctcctccttctgctgctccccctgtcaaataaataaataagacctttaaaaaataaaatacttttaaaagccctcaacactttttttttttttttggtagccaggggtgggagagggagagagacttaagcaggttccacacccagcacagaactgaccctgagatcatgaactgagctaagatcaagaatcgaatgcttacctgactgagccacccaggcacccttcagaACTTTATATTTTAAGCAGTTTCAGATTTATACAATTGTTGTAAAGATGGTACATTTACCTTGTGCTCAGTTTCCCCtcttaacatcttacattagtaGGGTGCATTTAtgacaattaatgaaccaatattgatgcattattattaactaaagtccatacttCTTTGAGGTTTCCTTAGTTTTTGCCTAATATCCTTTTTCTGGCCCAAGAACTTATTCAGGTTACCACATTACATTTACTTGTCATGTTTCCTTGGCAGATTCCCAGACTTTCCTTGCTTTTGATAACTTGCCAGTTCTGAGAATTACTGGTCATGTGTTCTGTAGGACATCTGTTGactgggatttgtctgatgtttttctcatgacaAGATCAGAAGGACCACGGAGGAAAAGTGCCCTTCTCATCACATCCTGTCAAGGGCACTCAAACTTGATCAGTTATGACTGATCACCACCAATAGGACTTCTTAGTGTTGAGGTTAACCTTGATCATGTGGCTTGTTTCTCCACTGTAAACTGACTTTTTTTCACCTAGCCTTTCCATGTGTGGAAGGACGTCACTATGCACAGCCCACACTTAAGGAGTGGGAGTTACTTTCTACTTCCTTGAAGGTGGAATGTCCATTTTAGATTACTTGGATTTCTTCTGCACAGGAGGCCTGTCTATTCTGCATCTACTCATGGCAGatctgttatttttttacttatttgagaggaggagagagagcaagtacaaatggaggggagggagtgggacagtcagactctgcactgagcctggagtccagtgtggggcttaaccTCACAACCTtcagatcttgacctgagccaaaatgaagagtcggacgcttaactggctgagccacccagtcgacCTGATccgtcatttatttatttaaacatttatatcCGTATGgactcataaatatttttttatactttcggTTATAATCTAATACTACTTTAGTTTGAAACCTTGAGAACATGATGTAAATGAAAGCAGCCCAACACAAAAGACAACACAgtgtatgattctgtttatagaaaatgtccagaataggcaaatctccAGGGACAGAAACTACATTAGTGGCTGTTAGTGCCTatgggcagggaggctgggaagtgacTCCTAGTGGGGTCATATTTCAGGGGTGAtcaaaatgtcctaaaattagaATAATGTGATAAATGCACGACTGTGAGTATACTATAAACTaccaaattgtacattttaaacataTGAATTTAACGGTATGTCGATGATTTCAATAAAactgctattaaaaataaagatggaggggcacctgagtggctcagtgggttaagtctctgagccttcagctcaggtcatggtctcagggtcctgggatcgagccccacatcgggatctctgctcagcagggagcctgcttccccctctctctctgcctgcctctttgcctacttgtgatctctgtgtcaaataaataaataaaatctttaaaaataaataaataaagatggagaagaaagatTGGTAAAGTGAAGCTGGGCGATCAGTATGTGGGGACTTGTATTATTTCCtctactttaatatatatttgaaatcatCCATTAAAAATGctgaaggggaggcgaaccataagagactatggactctgaaaaacaacctgagggttttgaagggtcaggggtgggaggctgggggaacaggtggtgggtaatagggagggcacgttttgcatggagcactgggtgttgtgcaaaaacaatgaatactgttacgctgaaaaaataaataaaatggaaaaaaaaaatgctgaagggAGGTAATGTTCTAAATTAGGGactgaggagtgcctgggtggcacagtcggttaagtgtctggctattgattttggctcaggtcatgatctcagggttgtgagatcgagccctgtgtcaggctccatgctcaactccaagtctgttggagattctctctctccttaaccccttcccctccctgtgaTCGTGCACACATGctctaataataaaatctttacagtaaataaataaataagggagtaagttaaaaataaaatctcaggggcaactgggtggctcagtgggttaaagcctctgccttcggttcaggtcatgatcccagagtcctgggatcgagccccgcatcgggctctctgctctgcagggagcctgcttcctcctctctctctgcctgcctctctgcctacttgtgatctctgtctgtcaaataaataaataaaatcttaaaaaaaaaaaaaacctcaggtgaacatcaaattcttttttttaaaattctttttaagagtttttatttatttgacagatagatcacaagtaggcagagaggcaggcagagaaagagaggaggaaacaggctccccactaagcagagaggctgatgtggagttctatcccaggaccctgggatcatcacctgagccgaaggcagaggctttaactgagccacccaggcgccccgaacataAAATTCTTATTTGCTGAAATCCTCATTCAATCAAACTTAAGAGGAATCTCGGCTTTTCTGCTGCTGGGTCAGTGAGGTCAGCAGCTGGTGTCCCTGTGGAGTAGAAACCCCTGCAGGAGATcatgggaggggagtggggtggtgtgggagagaagagaaatgccATGTCCTGGAACGGACCCTCTACCAGGACAGAGATCTTCCTCTGACTTGTTCACTAACGTAGCCCAAGCACACACAACAGTGGCTGGCACAGAACAAACATACAataggtatttgttgaatgagtgatcTAATAGCTAAAATGAAGTAAATTATCTCACACGCTGAAAATCCAGGAAAAATGTTTATGATTCCAAAAATTCCTTACTGAAGAGTATAGTAGTTTTAGCTTTTCAAGTTGGTGAGACACAAAGAATTAATTAGGTGGTGATAAATCTAAGCAACATCTCCAAACCAATCCGATAtgagctaaatttttaaaaatctttttgactGGTAGTTTTAAATCATGACATAGCTTGAAGAACAGTAAGATCTCGAAACATATTCAGagcaaaacatatatatacaacgAACActtgggggaaggaaagaggaaactaCTCACTGCCACAGACTTAACAGCTTTGATAAGCTTTTTACTTTCCAAATTCTTTAGAATTTTGTTAATTTCTGTTAAGGGCAAGTTACTTTTGTACCGGATATCTCTGCTCCATATTCCTGTAAGAAAGTAAAGTAAAATGAGTTCAACACCATAGGATTTGTGCTTATAGTCCTATTGCTTACATCACAGGACAAAACTagcaaaatatgtatatatgtatacattccTAGGGCATAGCCATTGGAAAAACAGAGGTAAGAATCTCAGATAACAACAAAAGTATGCAAAACGATAAGTTATGTGCTCTACCTTCTAACCAGAAAGTTCTTAGGACTCCTAGTGTGGCACCTTTTTAAAAGCGTGTGAAAAAGATACTTTTCAAtggaagaaaaatcttaaatgttACTGCATTAACTTACATTGTCTCTTCCATCCCCTTCCACACCccaacttttgttttctattatttttactttagatTGTATTTAGATTATAAGGTAAGTTTGAGCCAAGGTCAGGTACCACTGTCAATGGAGAGCAAAAAAACTCTTTATGTAAGCATCTGTGTGCATGTATACCCATTATTTATACCCTATATTTAGGAGATGAAAAAATGGAAGACTGCAGTTCTCATAGCCACCGAAAGCCCTGTGCAAGAAGCTAGGATTTCTCTTTCAAAGAAGggttgtaggggtgcctgggtggctcagcgggttaaagcctttgccttccgctcaggtcatgatcccagggtcctgggatcgagccccacatcgggctctctgctcaccagggagcctgcttcctcctctctctctctgcctgcctctctgcctacttgtgatctctgtctgtcaaataaataaataaaatcctttaaaaaaaaaaaaaagggttgtatgtggaattttttattaaacatattacCTATTTTCTTTCTAGCACAGAGGCATGAGATAGGaagaattaacaaaacaaaaccatagagaaggggggtgcctgggtagcttagtctgttaagtgtctgcctttggctcaggttgcggtcctggggttctgggatccagtcccacatggggctccttgctcagtggggagtctgcttctccctctccccagtctccccgcttgttctctctccctcattcaaacaaatactttaaaaaaaaagagaatggctTTTgtcatgtctatttttaaaatattaaactccTAATAATATAAGAATGAtatgatttcaaattatatcatTGCTGATACATTGTTGAAACTAATATCAGGGACTCAAATAGATCCTAAATTGTAGTAATAGCTATTAGGTATAGTTCTCTAAGAAGGACAGAGAAAACGGAACAGTTGCTGAGGGACCTCTATCAGGACACTGCCACAGTGCGCTGGACATCCCTCTGATTTTTgcaaaaaccagagagagagatggtattATCCACAATTTACAGgtaagatgaagatgaagaaatgaatgcctccaaagtttagaaatgagaattgaaaaaaaaaaaaaaaaaaaaaaaaaacacccttaaGTTTTAACTGGTTTATTTTCTATCGACAGTACATTCCCATGATTCAGAATTTCTAACTTTCTTTCCATCCTGGCCCACAGCCATCTAGGTCCTGCCTCCCTACTAATAAGAATGGCATCACACCTGGGTGTCCTGCAAACATATGCATGTTACatatttctatttcctcttcttttaacaTACATGGCAGCATTCTCTATATGTTGATCTGTACCCTGGCAAGCCAGAGCTCAGTCCCTATTTCTGGTCCTAAAGacaatgtttttttctatttcttccctcaCATGCTTACCTTTATTTCCTGCATCCTCTATGATTTGATATACTAGTTTTTCTTGGTTATCTGATCCTTTCATTTTACTGCAGGGGAATAAAGTAGAATTAAAAAGGCAAAGAGATACAGGATAATCTAATAATCTACATGACTGTTTTAATGAATTAGCAGACAAGGTCATCACATTGACTTATTTACCAAAATAAAGGCTTACCTTAAAAAGAATGAGACAGGGCTGTATGTACCAGAATGAAAAGATGTCCAAGATatagtaagtgaaaaaaacaagttgcaaaacagtatggataGCATGAtcccatttttgtttaaaaaaaaaaaaagaaaagaaaaaaaagagattatatatagtatataaatatataatcatttctatatatttatatatattcctagAAAAAAGGACATATACCAAATTATTAAGAGCAGTTATCTCTGAGAAATGGAACTCATGATAAGAGGCAGGGATGGTATGCAGGACAAGTTTTCATTATGCAATTTTATATTGACATTTATCCCCCAAATACACATTTACATTTGTAATAAtagacatttcttaaaataaaaaaattggggcTTACCCAGCATTCTGAGAATCCTTTATTCTATACAGTAGTCCCGTATTGCTCCTTAAGAGATCCAACTGACCCtaaagtttgttgttgttgttgttgttgtttttatagaaaataaCAATGAATTATTCTGGAGATATTTCAAATCAATCACAAATGTTAatgtattctttaaaattatacacAAACCAAAATATCCTACCCAGCACAGTTATTTGTTAGTTCCTCACTTGAGACTTAAGTTTTTGCCTACATATcacatgtaatatatttttgaaaacttagcTCTTTAGTTCATCactttccaaaatataaataccTATCAGTTTCTATATGCTATATTCTAGCTTGGTTATATGACCAATGCATAATGAATTCTGAAAAACAGCttcagaataataaataaaaacccatattcaaattcaaataaattcactaagtatatataaatataaaaatgaaatataatttatataaacaaaaagtTCAAATAAAGACTAACATGCATAAATATTCTATAACATGATGATTGAATAAAATCTGCAATGTTAACAGTGACATTTACTGATTTGTGTGATTTCTACTGCATTACATGACAGGCAGAAAGGTCAAGTAATGAATAAAAGATGCAATGGTTtcagttttatataaaaaatcaaggagtgcctgggtggctcagtcgttaagcttccgccttcggctcagatcatgatcccagggtcttgggtttgaGCTCTGCATCGCATGCTCCttgttccctctccctttcccactccccctacttgtgttccctctctcactgtgtccctctctctcaaataaataaaatctttgaaaaacaaaaccaaaaacaaatcaaaaggaaagcaaagcctGTCTGATGTGCTTTTGAAATTACTTGGGCCTTCGGGCCTGAACTCAGAAGCACTCAGGTGGCTGTACCACCGGGCTTCTGGCAGTGTGTGGAATCCATGACCAAGAGGCCCCAATCCTATGGATTAAGACTGGGATGACACATGACTTGCAAACAGGTTTATATATGGATGAACAGCAATAACTTCCTCCCCAGACCTCACACAGCAAAACTGAACCACAAAGTTCCATTTGAAGGTagtttatgatttatttatttataaaaatattttatttatttatttgacagagatcacaagtaggcagagaggcagagagagaggaggaagcaggctccctgcggagcagagagcccaatgtggggcttgatcccaggaccctgggatcatgacctgagccaaaggcagaggctttaacccactaagccacccaggcgcccctattatttatttttttttaaagattttatttatttgacagagggagcacaaggaggcagagttgcagggagaggaaaaaggagactccctgctgagcagagagcccaacgtggagctcgatctcaggaccctgggatcatgatctgagccaaaaacagacacttaagcgactgagccacccaagtgcccctggagGTTAATTCAGCCTATGAATGTTTGCTGAAAGCCCATACTACGATATATATTTGGGGGGACCAACACGGATTCTAAAAGAGAATCACACAGCTGATTTCAACTATCTGGTAAGCATTAACATAAAGGTAAGTAAAGGGTGGGATGGGCACTCAGAGTAGCAGCTTTGGCCCAAACTGGGGAGTTCAGGAAGACTTTGTGGGAAACAGGAAGCAGAGCTGAGTCTTGAAGGATAATGAGGAGTTAGTCTGTGAAGAAAGGGAACCTGAGGCATGAGGTGGCAGGGAACCAAAAACAATCTGTTCTTCTGAAACCTAACTTTTGAGGCAGTGTGGTGGCAGATGGGGCAGGTGAGGAAGGTAGCAGCTCAGTCTGGTAAAGCCATGAGTTTGGACTTGAATCCCTAGTGCTGAGAGGATTCTGCGACTTGGCCAGATCTGTGTTTGAGACAATCAGGCAGGCTTCTCTAAGGCAGATGAAGCCAGGAGAGCCGGTTAGAATACAGCATAATAGTCCAGGAAAAAGCCAAGATCTGAACACATGCAGGAGTAGTAGGAATGGAAATGAGGGGGCAAATCTGAGAGCTCTTTAAGAGCTACAATCACCAACACTTTGTGATTCACTAATACTTATTCCCTTAAAATTCATCATAGTTCCACCACTGTTTATATCCTCTAGACAACAGGACTGGTAGCAGATGGGGCTGcagaggtggagaaagagagggggaggtgTGGAGGATGATTTTCAGACAGAAAGCAAAAGGCTGAAAGAGTAGTCGGGGGACAAAAGCAGTTTCCATTGGCACCACCTCCAGCATCCCTTCCACTATCCCTCCTGGAGCCAAGTCCTTCACTGAGGTGAACTGATTAGAAATCACCAACAGTACTAACAAAGAGGTCAGCAATCTGGCCCActgcttgtttttataaataaaattctactgGAATGCAGCATGCTCATTGGTTTATGTATGCATGGTCCATGACTACTTTCTTGCAGAGCTGAATATTTGTGACAGAAACCActtggcctgcaaagcctaaataCATACTATCTGGCACTTTACAGAAAGTAAAGTTCTCCAGCCATTGAGCTAGAGGGTTGAAGGgagtagtttttttgtttttttttttttaaagatttatttatttgacagaaattacaagtaggcagagaggcaggcagagagagaggcggaagcaggctcccagctaagcagagagcccgatgcggggctcgatcccagcaccccgggatcatgacctgagctgaaagcagaggctttaacccgctgagccacccaggcgcccctgaagggaGTAGTTTAACAGAAATTTCACTGGTCCTCAAATTTCTATGAGGTCTTAGTGTGGAAATCTTTTAACCAATTTCTACTACGACCAAACTGAAATGCTTTCACGATAGGGGAATTTTGATGTAGGGGAAATGGAAGGACAAATAGGTAGACTTAGAGGATGGGGTCCCACAAGGTGGGTGTTTCTGGACAGTGGAGGAGAATGACATTAAGGCCCCAGGACAAGAGAAAAGGTAAAAGCAGGTAGAAGGGCTTCATTGAAAGACCACATTGTAGTGTTACTTGACTCATTCCTGCCTCCTGAAATGTTCAGAGTGAAATTGTGGAGAATGAAACCCTAATGAACTGGCTCGGTGATAGTTGGCAGAGGGCATATTTCATAGGGAATGGCCCAACACTGGCAGCAAGAAGCAAACAGAAGGTGAGAGCAGACTAACCCTATGTGCCCTGTGTACATGATGACAATTAGGTTAACAAATACAATggttaaaacaaaatacatttatttcattcatttttaaaatatttatttatttgagagagagagtgagaacgaGCACAtggtggaggggggaggaaggagagggacagagaaaatctCTGgaagactcttcactgagcacacagcccacatgggtcttgatcccacaacccagagatcatgaccagagtggaaaCCAacagttagatgcttaactgactgcaccacacaggtgcccctcattcatcTTGTAAAATGATGTGTAattattccttctttcctcagTTCAGTCAGTCTGAGCTGTTTTTTGGCTTGGAATCTTAAGACACTTGTGAATGGTTTCACCACTACATACATGGAAGTAATGA is a window from the Meles meles chromosome 16, mMelMel3.1 paternal haplotype, whole genome shotgun sequence genome containing:
- the POLR3F gene encoding DNA-directed RNA polymerase III subunit RPC6 isoform X1 produces the protein MAEVKVKVQPPDADPVEIENRIIELCHQFPHGITDQVIQNEMPHIEAQQRAVAINRLLSMGQLDLLRSNTGLLYRIKDSQNAGPVSFFLSKMKGSDNQEKLVYQIIEDAGNKGIWSRDIRYKSNLPLTEINKILKNLESKKLIKAVKSVAASKKKVYMLYNLQPDRSVTGGAWYSDQDFESEFVEVLNQQCFKFLQTKAETARESKQNPMIQRNSSFASSHEVWKYICELGISKVELSMEDIETILNTLIYDGKVEMTIIAAKEGTVGSVDGHMKLYRAVNPIIPPTGLVRAPCGLCPVFDDCHEGGEISPSNCIYMTEWLEF
- the POLR3F gene encoding DNA-directed RNA polymerase III subunit RPC6 isoform X2 produces the protein MAEVKVKVQPPDADPVEIENRIIELCHQFPHGITDQVIQNEMPHIEAQQRAVAINRLLSMGQLDLLRSNTGLLYRIKDSQNAGKMKGSDNQEKLVYQIIEDAGNKGIWSRDIRYKSNLPLTEINKILKNLESKKLIKAVKSVAASKKKVYMLYNLQPDRSVTGGAWYSDQDFESEFVEVLNQQCFKFLQTKAETARESKQNPMIQRNSSFASSHEVWKYICELGISKVELSMEDIETILNTLIYDGKVEMTIIAAKEGTVGSVDGHMKLYRAVNPIIPPTGLVRAPCGLCPVFDDCHEGGEISPSNCIYMTEWLEF